One genomic segment of Amycolatopsis sp. Hca4 includes these proteins:
- a CDS encoding acyl carrier protein, whose translation MPGTTVLAEVEECWRGVAPEAGRLPAADDNLFELDVDSFVFIQFVRELGIRFGVELPLVEIFRSPTFRTVADHVERAKE comes from the coding sequence ATGCCGGGAACCACGGTGCTCGCCGAGGTCGAGGAGTGCTGGCGCGGGGTCGCGCCGGAGGCGGGCCGGCTACCCGCCGCGGACGACAACCTGTTCGAGCTGGACGTCGACTCGTTCGTGTTCATCCAGTTCGTGCGCGAGCTGGGGATCCGGTTCGGGGTCGAGCTGCCGCTGGTCGAGATCTTCCGAAGCCCGACCTTCCGCACGGTGGCCGACCACGTCGAGCGGGCGAAGGAGTAG